Proteins encoded within one genomic window of Episyrphus balteatus chromosome 1, idEpiBalt1.1, whole genome shotgun sequence:
- the LOC129906213 gene encoding uncharacterized protein LOC129906213 has translation MLVEFVIIHLIFMRGRRRRLVMKRHKNEPSGAVPDVADWYFKTLVKERSVLRHGTKESYREWKIYSGDESLFTVDGILYEQVYVIMGLTTYYWMFFRRQPEQIRTNGSAPLTCSYCGCCVYSHVPSIIERVKECVHLKEIPNGCEAT, from the exons ATGCTTGTTGAATTTGTTATAATTCATTTGATTTTTat gcGTGGAAGACGTCGTAGGCTAGTGATGAAAAGACATAAGAATGAGCCAAGTGGAGCAGTTCCAGATGTTGCCGATTGG tattttaagaCTCTTGTCAAAGAGCGATCTGTATTAAGACATGGAACTAAAGAAAGTTATCGAGAATGGAAAATCTATAGTGGAGATGAAAGTCTTTTTACAGTGGACGGAATATTATATGAACAAGTTTATGTCATTATGGGATTGACAACATATTATTGGATGTTCTTTAGAAGACAACCCGAACAAATCAGAACGAATGGTTCAGCTCCACTAACGTGTTCGTATTGTGGATGTTGTGTTTATTCACATGTTCCAAGTATTATTGAAAGAGTGAAAGAATGTGTACATTTGAAAGAAATCCCAAATGGATGTGAAGcaacttaa
- the LOC129921350 gene encoding putative ATP synthase subunit f, mitochondrial encodes MAFGDYPAEYNPKIHGPYDPARYYGKADVPLAQTKVGEIGAWISRRNKSPSAIAGAFSRAWWRWQHKYVQPKRAGIAPFFQLTAACMIFFYTINYGKIRHHRNYKYH; translated from the exons ATGGCATTTGGCGATTATCCAGCGGAATATAATCCAAAAATCCATGGACCATACGATCCAGCACGTTATTATGGCAAAG CTGATGTCCCATTGGCCCAAACCAAAGTTGGAGAAATCGGTGCATGGATAAGCCGCAGGAATAAGTCTCCATCGGCAATTGCTGGAGCCTTCAGCCGCGCCTGGTGGCGTTGGCAACACAAGTATGTCCAACCCAAGAGGGCTGGCATTGCACCATTCTTCCAGTTGACTGCTGCATGCATGATCTTCTTCTACACCATCAACTACGGAAAGATCAGGCACCACAGGAACTACAAATACCACTAA
- the LOC129906464 gene encoding N-acetylglucosamine-1-phosphotransferase subunits alpha/beta, translating to MLHKLIPFCDIRYLIRFRVLLCLIPLTVIIFWKTKFELFSESKDSSEDCPHFDVVYTWVNGSDPEFTESIRQFDPHYDPARFDDKNELKYSLRSLEKYAPWVRKVYIVTNGQIPHWIDLSYDKVSVIPHSALSEYPEYLPTFSSSAIETFIHRIPNLSKRFIYMNDDIFLGAPLYPEDLYTQSEGVRVYTAWTLPDCAIDCPWVYIGDGACDQHCNIPECQFDGGDCIYEDTHQSETKRPSTLPPPVELPKVEQPRPWKKRKRNSFKDVIKKTNLSTFEEMKSIVESFNSEQRSKAKPNTGTPQPTKGYKSSVDIFSQSLIHTNRRLNKEYGFKARNVLAHVGFLLDRDTIYSMQNKFRLEVQETTSRRFRDQKDLQFAFLYYSYVMSETMNLTVSEIFDQFDTDGSLTWSDREVRTFLSRIYPLPLDWSAVRYFEEVVSNCSQKLGMGHIEHQEFSTLVYERYEDSSLPTITRELVCQCSTLAEVMVDNFAQRPRYKFNMNSKRGMHSNFMMLTSNLTEVVDSLDRLRRSPKKFNCINDNLEPQYPEENELIRHLLEDFYLSFFPKRSRFELPERYRNRFNNYTDYEAWRWRKGLALFVGYSASILLIVFLLRFCCMHKAKFVRRYVQKK from the exons ATGCTGCACAAATTAATTCCCTTTTGTGACATTCGTTACTTAATACGATTTCGGGTGCTTCTCTGTTTGATACCCTTGACCGTGATTATTTTCTGGAAGACT aaatttgaattatttagtGAGTCGAAAGACTCCTCAGAGGATTGTCCTCATTTTGATGTGGTCTACACCTGGGTCAATGGTTCCGATCCAGAATTTACGGAATCCATTCGACAATTCGATCCACATTATGACCCCGCTCGATTCGATGATAAGAACGAACTTAAATACTCTTTACGTTCCTTGGAGAAATATGCTCCTTGGGTGAGGAAAGTTTATATTGTAACAAATGGCCAAATTCCTCATTGGATTGATCTCAGCTATGACAAAGTCTCTGTGATTCCACACAGTGCATTGTCAGAGTATCCCGAATATTTGCCCACTTTCTCTAGTTCTGCTATAGAAACGTTCATACATCGAATCCCGAATCTCTCGAAGAGGTTCATCTACATGAACGATGACATCTTTCTTGGTGCTCCTCTCTATCCTGAGGATTTATATACTCAGTCAGAAGGAGTGCGAGTCTACACAGCTTGGACTCTACCTGATTGCGCAATCGATTGTCCTTGGGTGTACATTGGCGATGGAGCATGCGATCAGCATTGCAACATCCCCGAATGTCAGTTCGATGGAGGCGATTGCATCTATGAAGACACTCATCAATCTGAAACCAAACGTCCATCCACTCTCCCTCCTCCTGTCGAATTGCCCAAAGTCGAACAACCTCGTCCATGGAAGAAGCGAAAGCGAAACTCTTTCAAAGATGTCATTAAGAAGACCAATCTGTCCACATTTGAGGAAATGAAGAGCATTGTAGAGAGCTTTAATAGCGAGCAACGCTCCAAGGCGAAGCCAAACACTGGTACTCCACAGCCAACGAAGGGGTACAAATCGAGTGTGGACATTTTCTCGCAAAGTCTCATTCACACAAATCGTCGATTAAACAAGGAGTATGGATTCAAGGCAAGAAATGTCTTGGCTCACGTTGGTTTCCTGCTGGACAGGGATACCAtttattcaatgcaaaataaattCCGTCTCGAAGTTCAAGAAACTACCTCTCGTCGGTTTCGTGACCAAAAGGATCTGCAGTTTGCATTTCTCTATTACAGCTATGTCATGAGTGAGACCATGAATCTGACTGTGAGTGAGATTTTTGATCAGTTCGACACTGATGGCTCGTTGACGTGGTCTGATCGGGAGGTGAGAACATTTTTGTCTCGTATTTACCCGCTGCCTCTGGACTGGTCAGCGGTGAGGTACTTTGAAGAGGTAGTTTCTAATTGTTCACAGAAGCTGGGAATGGGACATATAGAACATCAGGAGTTCAGCACTCTGGTCTATGAGCGCTATGAGGACTCTAGTTTG CCAACAATAACTAGGGAACTAGTATGTCAATGCTCTACTCTAGCGGAAGTGATGGTGGACAATTTTGCCCAGCGTCCACGATACAAATTCAATATGAATTCAAAACGAGGGATGCACAGTAACTTTATGATGCTGACATCAAATTTGACTGAGGTGGTAGACTCTCTTGATCGTCTACGAAGGAGTCCAAA aaaatttaattgcatTAATGACAACTTGGAACCACAATATCCGGAAGAAAACGAACTAATTCGTCATCTtcttgaggatttttatcttTCGTTCTTCCCCAAACGAAGTCGTTTCGAATTGCCTGAAAGGTATCGCAATCGTTTTAACAACTACACTGACTATGAAGCTTGGCGCTGGCGTAAGGGATTAGCACTTTTTGTCGGTTATAGTGCCAGTATTTTATTGATTGTATTTCTATTGAGATTCTGTTGTATGCACAAGGCGAAGTTTGTAAGACGATATGTGCAAAAGAAATGA